A stretch of the Vulcanisaeta souniana JCM 11219 genome encodes the following:
- a CDS encoding PaREP1 family protein, with product MKISRSNSLESTMLSNELARKYMTKTKEYVGKGNAVQASEKADKALRKS from the coding sequence ATGAAAATATCCAGAAGCAACTCATTGGAAAGCACTATGTTGAGTAATGAACTTGCCAGGAAGTACATGACCAAGACCAAGGAGTATGTGGGTAAGGGTAACGCTGTACAAGCGTCGGAGAAGGCAGACAAGGCACTGAGGAAGTCGTGA
- a CDS encoding ABC transporter permease: protein MSSSDGKSETVAVEKKKSQRSVLRRFLDFYNQQEIARPLIPFIIILVASIALSPQYFLSPSNLKVVLFQSAPIALLALGEGMVIIMGSIDLTPGSVSGLSALVTGLVTLSTGNITLAITIAILAGLAVGAINGLLVSKFKVYSFIATLAGLEIWRAVDLTITGGSPIYGLTQYSFLMNDFHTFIPLVFIVALAITLVFWYLLTRTTWGRIIYGIGSNEEAVRLAGTHADLAKFLAFTIAGSLYGLAGVMLVATGGYVVDPWTAYGYELYAIAAAVLGGIALTGGTGHPIGPFFGALILTILTDILIIMGITQYTIQEIIIGIILIAAAPALTRGLRWVK from the coding sequence ATGAGTTCAAGCGATGGCAAGTCAGAAACCGTTGCTGTTGAGAAAAAGAAATCACAACGTAGTGTCTTAAGGAGATTTTTAGACTTTTATAACCAGCAGGAAATTGCAAGACCTCTTATTCCCTTTATAATAATACTGGTGGCATCAATTGCCTTATCGCCACAGTATTTCTTATCTCCATCCAACCTTAAGGTGGTACTATTTCAATCAGCGCCAATAGCTTTACTGGCCCTTGGTGAGGGCATGGTTATAATAATGGGAAGTATAGACTTGACTCCTGGTTCGGTGTCAGGGCTCTCTGCATTGGTAACGGGACTTGTTACATTATCCACTGGAAATATTACATTAGCAATAACTATAGCAATACTTGCTGGACTCGCCGTAGGCGCTATAAATGGACTTTTAGTTAGTAAGTTTAAGGTCTATTCATTCATAGCAACACTTGCCGGGCTTGAAATATGGAGGGCTGTGGATTTAACAATAACAGGAGGGTCACCCATATATGGACTTACACAATATAGTTTTTTAATGAATGATTTTCATACATTTATACCTCTTGTTTTCATAGTAGCATTGGCAATTACCTTGGTATTTTGGTACTTATTAACAAGGACCACATGGGGACGCATAATATACGGTATTGGTAGTAACGAGGAGGCCGTTCGATTAGCAGGTACCCATGCTGACCTAGCGAAATTCCTTGCGTTTACAATAGCCGGTTCGCTCTATGGATTAGCAGGGGTTATGTTGGTGGCTACTGGAGGTTATGTTGTTGATCCCTGGACCGCCTATGGATATGAATTATATGCCATAGCTGCCGCTGTTTTGGGGGGCATTGCATTGACTGGAGGTACTGGGCATCCAATAGGTCCATTCTTTGGTGCATTAATATTAACAATATTAACTGATATATTGATTATAATGGGGATAACTCAATATACAATACAGGAAATTATTATAGGGATAATCTTAATAGCAGCAGCACCTGCATTAACCAGAGGATTAAGGTGGGTGAAGTAA
- a CDS encoding extracellular solute-binding protein — MDVLNAVLIGGKGFEPYEVLYSKIPDFERKYSIKVNILHEFSHPELNAFKDNLNGGEDVDVISSHTSFLRSYKHLYLDLTETDPESTKIMLNDLPGPLKKAVTVKGEVLIAPRFIDVSSLHYRTSVFNKIGEEPPKTWDELLQVAIKIKENKIDMYPYTFAARGHALVGRFMEILHSFGGKLIDGEHFAFYSQEGIEALQFLADLHVKYKITHPRTPDFFYDDVSQAFKTGEVVMVLDWPGWDYVFRDPRQSSIWDDFSIALPPQGKGGLWVYGGSHGLSVIRWSKRKGLATTFVLFMVSTENQYFESKSQGFLPARTSVFAMLLDSSKDNYFENHRLSVYRKIIEEAYLPVKVVKWREFTENIWPILNKAVRGEIKAEEALKNAYEKVKHLEKFQAELGE, encoded by the coding sequence ATGGATGTACTCAATGCCGTTTTAATAGGCGGCAAGGGCTTTGAACCATATGAAGTGCTATACAGCAAAATACCTGATTTTGAACGTAAATACTCAATAAAGGTAAATATTTTACATGAATTTTCACATCCAGAACTTAATGCGTTTAAGGATAACCTTAATGGCGGTGAAGATGTTGATGTTATTTCTTCCCACACTAGTTTCCTTAGGTCCTATAAACATCTTTATTTAGATCTTACGGAAACAGACCCAGAAAGCACGAAGATAATGCTGAACGATTTACCTGGCCCGCTCAAGAAAGCTGTGACGGTTAAGGGGGAGGTACTTATAGCACCAAGATTTATTGATGTGTCTTCACTTCATTACCGTACATCAGTATTTAATAAAATAGGTGAAGAACCACCTAAGACATGGGATGAGCTCTTGCAGGTGGCTATTAAGATCAAGGAAAATAAAATTGATATGTACCCGTACACCTTCGCTGCCCGCGGACATGCATTAGTTGGTCGGTTTATGGAAATTCTACATTCATTTGGTGGTAAGTTAATTGATGGCGAGCATTTTGCGTTTTATTCACAGGAAGGTATAGAAGCTCTTCAATTTCTTGCTGATTTACATGTAAAGTATAAAATAACCCACCCGCGTACACCTGACTTCTTCTATGATGATGTAAGTCAGGCATTTAAAACTGGTGAGGTGGTTATGGTTCTTGATTGGCCTGGTTGGGACTATGTATTTAGAGACCCAAGGCAATCAAGTATATGGGATGACTTTAGTATTGCCTTGCCTCCCCAGGGAAAAGGCGGTTTATGGGTTTATGGTGGTTCTCATGGATTAAGCGTAATTAGGTGGAGCAAGAGGAAGGGATTGGCCACGACTTTTGTTTTATTCATGGTGTCTACAGAAAATCAATACTTTGAAAGCAAGTCGCAGGGCTTTTTACCGGCAAGAACAAGCGTATTTGCAATGCTCCTGGATAGTTCTAAGGATAATTATTTTGAAAATCATAGATTAAGCGTCTACAGGAAAATAATTGAGGAGGCCTACTTACCTGTTAAGGTAGTTAAATGGAGGGAATTTACGGAAAATATATGGCCCATATTGAATAAGGCCGTAAGAGGCGAAATCAAGGCCGAGGAGGCATTGAAAAATGCGTATGAAAAAGTTAAGCATCTGGAAAAATTCCAGGCCGAGCTAGGTGAGTGA
- a CDS encoding sugar ABC transporter substrate-binding protein encodes MNWKTLSIGLIVIVIVLAAVAGYLAMVHSSKTVVTVTAPPASNKTITIFFFNPAPANFWYNLITQGIQTAVSQLRSLGYTVNYEEFDATTVSQQISQLEEAASLHPNIIVIGTVSDAVQGELLKLRQEGIIVILVDRDVPNQAARNLYIGTNNEIAAEKELLSFLGYLREQNVPTPWKFVLVTGLPGVETLALRTEGFEQVLQPLVQNGTAQILGVIQANQDDQAQAYATISEVVPKYGTSVTAYLDANLLTAIANVEALEAAGYKIGQGGIYILGFDAQLPTWLQLIQNGTVIMTIQQVPFTMGYWATWAGFYIYTGQLNLPANATIFSPTYTVVSCNATYSMILDHIAPPPIYLLLLAQQLTPQNPAIQAPSYYAYDCMEKTGLVPAPPGLNSPWPVPAGSDQSFVATGFH; translated from the coding sequence ATGAACTGGAAAACCTTATCCATAGGGTTAATAGTAATAGTGATAGTATTGGCTGCAGTTGCTGGCTACTTAGCCATGGTGCATTCATCTAAAACGGTTGTGACCGTTACAGCACCCCCCGCCAGTAATAAGACAATCACCATTTTCTTCTTTAACCCAGCCCCAGCGAACTTCTGGTACAACCTAATAACTCAAGGTATACAAACTGCAGTTTCACAGCTTAGATCGCTAGGTTATACTGTGAATTATGAGGAGTTTGACGCAACAACCGTGAGTCAACAAATATCCCAATTAGAGGAGGCTGCGTCACTGCATCCCAATATAATTGTAATAGGTACTGTCTCTGATGCTGTACAGGGCGAGCTTCTTAAGCTTCGCCAGGAGGGCATAATCGTAATTTTGGTTGACAGAGACGTGCCAAACCAGGCCGCTAGAAATCTGTACATTGGAACCAATAATGAAATAGCGGCCGAGAAGGAATTGCTATCATTCCTGGGGTACCTCCGTGAGCAGAATGTACCCACTCCATGGAAGTTTGTATTAGTAACTGGACTACCGGGTGTGGAGACTTTAGCATTAAGAACGGAGGGCTTTGAACAAGTACTTCAGCCGTTGGTACAAAACGGTACTGCGCAAATACTAGGGGTAATACAGGCAAACCAGGATGATCAGGCACAGGCCTATGCAACAATAAGTGAGGTAGTGCCTAAATACGGTACGTCAGTTACTGCATATCTAGATGCTAATTTATTAACGGCCATAGCAAATGTGGAGGCACTAGAGGCTGCTGGATATAAGATAGGTCAAGGAGGCATTTACATACTTGGTTTCGATGCACAATTACCGACATGGCTTCAGTTAATTCAAAATGGTACAGTGATAATGACGATACAGCAAGTACCATTTACCATGGGCTATTGGGCAACTTGGGCTGGCTTCTACATATATACAGGGCAATTAAACCTACCTGCTAACGCCACTATATTCTCACCAACATACACTGTGGTTTCATGCAATGCTACGTATTCCATGATTCTCGATCACATAGCACCACCACCAATATACCTATTATTACTTGCTCAGCAGCTCACGCCGCAGAATCCTGCAATACAGGCACCATCATACTATGCTTACGATTGCATGGAGAAGACGGGATTAGTACCAGCACCGCCTGGACTGAATTCACCATGGCCAGTACCCGCTGGCTCAGACCAATCATTTGTTGCAACAGGCTTCCACTGA
- a CDS encoding aldehyde ferredoxin oxidoreductase family protein, which yields MAFFGWVGKVLYVDLSNSKTWIESVSGDVYDKVLGGEGLAAYIIYKHLRGIKGPLDPSNILVFATGPLTSDIIPQSGRVSIGFISPLTGIWGSTHVGTRFAYDLKRAGLDAAIVIGKAEKPVYIYIAEEQADIRDASRYWGLDIVETVNSLRRDLNDQSIKVLAIGPAGEHLVKFSTIANEEGIGGRAGGGAVMGSKNLKAIVVKGTRPIEYAYPEELRRYVRELNVKLGSSARGASLRKFGSAGSVGVYNEIGNIPVRNFAWGRWDDNEVFKITGETMTKTILERPYPCTTCPVACKRFVRVKPGKWFDREFRGLGPEYETISLFGTNLLISDLEAIAKMNEECDRLGLDTISTGNVIGFIFEAAEKGLINKEIDGLRLEWGNADTVIKLIRKIAYRESIGDLLAEGVRRVSEKISGQDFAVHVKGLEMPAHDGRAFFAHALSFVTINRGADHLGWSHMPWRGIAVPELSINARDDRYNESDEVVDVVIKMQNLMTLYDALIMCKYAFSAGLTVSDIINLLRYTTGKEYTVATLMEIGDRIWKIERWIDNQLGITNKDDKLPRRMLTPHANRNDTRVPYVVEKWLPVYYRRRGLTEDGVVKELDV from the coding sequence GTGGCATTTTTCGGTTGGGTTGGGAAGGTATTATATGTTGATTTAAGTAATAGTAAGACCTGGATAGAGAGTGTTAGTGGGGATGTTTATGATAAGGTGCTTGGTGGTGAGGGTCTTGCAGCATACATAATCTATAAGCACCTTAGGGGGATAAAGGGTCCGCTTGACCCATCTAACATCCTTGTGTTTGCAACAGGACCCTTAACGAGCGATATCATTCCGCAGAGCGGTAGGGTATCTATAGGGTTCATATCGCCACTGACCGGGATATGGGGTTCAACCCACGTGGGTACTAGGTTTGCCTATGACTTGAAGAGGGCTGGTCTTGACGCCGCGATCGTGATAGGTAAGGCTGAGAAGCCTGTTTATATATACATTGCGGAGGAGCAGGCAGACATTAGGGATGCCAGTAGGTACTGGGGTCTTGACATAGTGGAGACCGTGAATTCGCTGAGGAGGGACCTTAATGATCAATCAATTAAAGTGCTTGCCATTGGACCTGCTGGGGAGCACTTGGTTAAGTTCTCGACGATAGCAAATGAGGAGGGTATCGGCGGTAGGGCTGGGGGCGGCGCTGTCATGGGTAGTAAGAACCTGAAGGCCATAGTCGTTAAGGGAACTAGGCCCATTGAGTATGCGTATCCTGAGGAGTTGAGGAGGTATGTTAGGGAGTTGAATGTCAAACTGGGTAGTTCCGCAAGGGGTGCTTCGCTTAGGAAGTTTGGCAGCGCTGGTAGTGTGGGTGTGTACAATGAAATCGGTAATATTCCTGTGAGGAACTTTGCCTGGGGTAGGTGGGATGATAATGAGGTCTTCAAAATAACTGGCGAGACTATGACGAAGACCATACTCGAGAGACCATACCCATGCACCACATGTCCGGTGGCCTGCAAAAGGTTTGTTAGAGTTAAGCCAGGTAAGTGGTTTGATAGGGAGTTCAGGGGCTTGGGTCCCGAGTACGAGACCATATCACTATTCGGCACAAACCTGTTAATCAGTGACCTGGAGGCCATAGCCAAGATGAATGAGGAATGCGATAGACTTGGGCTAGACACAATATCCACAGGAAATGTGATCGGGTTCATATTCGAGGCAGCCGAGAAGGGCTTGATTAATAAGGAAATTGATGGGTTAAGACTTGAATGGGGCAATGCCGATACCGTGATAAAGCTAATACGAAAGATAGCCTATAGGGAAAGTATTGGTGACCTATTGGCCGAGGGCGTTAGGAGAGTTTCGGAGAAGATTAGTGGGCAGGACTTTGCAGTCCACGTTAAGGGTTTGGAAATGCCTGCTCATGATGGTAGGGCATTCTTTGCGCATGCCCTGAGTTTCGTAACGATTAATAGGGGTGCTGATCACCTGGGTTGGTCTCACATGCCGTGGAGAGGCATTGCAGTACCTGAACTCAGTATTAATGCAAGGGATGATAGGTATAACGAATCCGACGAGGTTGTGGACGTAGTTATCAAGATGCAGAACCTAATGACTTTATATGATGCACTAATAATGTGTAAGTACGCATTCTCAGCTGGATTGACCGTGTCAGACATAATAAACCTACTAAGATACACAACAGGTAAGGAGTATACAGTGGCGACACTCATGGAGATTGGCGACAGGATCTGGAAAATAGAGAGGTGGATAGATAATCAACTCGGGATAACGAACAAGGATGACAAATTACCAAGAAGAATGTTGACCCCACATGCAAATAGGAACGATACCAGGGTTCCTTACGTAGTTGAGAAGTGGCTACCTGTATACTATAGGAGGCGTGGGTTGACGGAAGATGGGGTGGTTAAGGAACTCGATGTATGA
- a CDS encoding sugar ABC transporter ATP-binding protein → MMPTNANNEDNVLLLAENITKRFPGTVALDNVTFDLKYGEVHGLLGQNGAGKSTLLKILYGYYRPDGGRMVIQGREVRFHNTADARKHGIILVNQEITLMPHLTVYENIALLGFLWGRAFSNFNKNETRSKIKDLMGKYGIELNPDLKVRELNAASKMLVQILAALSMNAKVILFDEPTSPMSLRETEQILDVIRTLKKNGISITFVTHKIQEAIEICDRITVLRNGKAIGTVNSSNVTEKELAEMMLGTELKEFYSVKEGWVNKVVEMKNAPKVPLIELHDVYTIPIKLTDVPLRGVNLRIYDGEVVAVFGLIGAGKSELGRLLVGLGKTSKGRILYYGKPIKIKSPTHALEKYKIAYLPEDRKTDGIIPHYSVASNISVSALSVISRIKFLLDLRKEHDLATTMIRSFNIRTASPYVKITSLSGGNQQKALVARGLASKAKLLIIDEPTVGVDIGAKIEIRKTIYKLSKEDNVSVLVLTSDLDEALGMADRLYFMHEGKIIREYVIKPDNVEDVRKKVIEDLAQASTYGAQLT, encoded by the coding sequence ATGATGCCTACTAATGCTAATAACGAGGACAATGTATTGTTACTGGCCGAAAACATAACAAAGAGGTTTCCTGGTACTGTAGCTCTGGATAACGTAACCTTCGATTTAAAGTACGGAGAGGTACATGGACTCCTCGGTCAAAACGGCGCTGGCAAATCAACCTTGCTAAAAATATTATACGGCTATTATAGACCTGATGGCGGTAGGATGGTAATTCAGGGAAGGGAGGTGAGGTTTCATAATACAGCGGATGCGCGTAAACATGGAATAATATTAGTTAATCAGGAAATTACGTTAATGCCCCACCTTACTGTATATGAGAACATTGCCCTATTGGGGTTCCTATGGGGAAGGGCATTTTCCAATTTTAATAAAAATGAAACTAGGTCCAAAATTAAAGATTTAATGGGTAAATATGGTATTGAATTAAATCCTGATTTGAAAGTACGTGAGTTAAATGCGGCAAGTAAAATGCTTGTTCAGATACTAGCGGCATTAAGCATGAATGCCAAAGTAATACTCTTTGATGAACCAACAAGCCCCATGTCGCTCCGAGAGACCGAGCAAATACTTGACGTAATTAGAACGCTTAAAAAGAATGGAATAAGTATTACATTCGTAACACATAAGATCCAGGAGGCCATTGAGATTTGCGATAGAATTACAGTACTAAGAAATGGTAAAGCTATTGGTACCGTAAATAGCTCCAATGTAACCGAAAAGGAATTGGCAGAGATGATGTTAGGTACAGAGCTTAAGGAGTTTTACTCCGTTAAGGAGGGCTGGGTAAATAAGGTAGTAGAAATGAAAAATGCTCCAAAAGTCCCTCTTATTGAACTCCATGATGTATATACAATTCCTATAAAGCTTACTGATGTGCCATTAAGGGGTGTTAACCTGAGGATTTATGATGGAGAGGTAGTTGCGGTATTTGGTCTAATTGGTGCTGGTAAATCAGAACTTGGTAGGTTATTGGTAGGCCTAGGAAAGACCAGCAAAGGAAGGATTCTATATTATGGAAAGCCCATTAAAATTAAATCACCCACCCATGCGCTAGAAAAGTATAAGATAGCTTATTTACCTGAGGATAGAAAAACCGATGGAATAATACCGCATTATTCAGTGGCGTCAAATATATCAGTATCAGCCTTGTCCGTGATATCAAGGATCAAGTTTTTACTGGATTTGAGAAAGGAACATGATCTGGCTACTACGATGATAAGGTCATTTAATATAAGGACCGCATCACCCTATGTTAAGATTACCTCGTTAAGTGGCGGAAATCAGCAAAAGGCACTTGTCGCCAGGGGACTGGCAAGCAAAGCTAAATTACTTATAATTGATGAACCCACAGTTGGCGTTGATATAGGGGCAAAGATAGAAATAAGGAAAACCATTTATAAATTGTCTAAGGAAGATAACGTATCAGTATTAGTATTAACTAGTGATCTTGATGAGGCATTGGGTATGGCCGATAGACTGTACTTCATGCATGAAGGTAAAATAATAAGGGAATACGTAATTAAGCCAGATAATGTTGAGGATGTACGTAAGAAAGTAATAGAAGACTTAGCCCAAGCATCCACATATGGTGCCCAATTAACCTAG
- a CDS encoding NAD-dependent epimerase/dehydratase family protein: MSVLVTGASGQIGRFVIDELLSRGYDVVAFDVRFDPYLVSKSKSNDKLKLVSGDITDIEEVLNAVKKYNTKRIIHLAALVLFESRIRPLKAIKVNILGALNMFEVARLMDLERVVYASSEAVLGSPSDYSLKVVNEDVHPLTPPEPYSITKFVDESFGVFYRDVYNVDVVGARLTSVWGPGRYTGYTGQFNNFLRELILKGSAKVPEDFAYTEAKLRWLYVRDGARAFAHVALVDKAKVRRSIYNIGSGSSWNVINMLNVIKEVLPNAKVDFTPLSKPTENSSKIPGPAGLDVDCSRLYNELGFEEKYGLKGGLLDMINYVMNYEK, from the coding sequence ATGTCCGTATTAGTTACAGGTGCAAGTGGGCAAATTGGTAGATTTGTAATTGATGAGTTGCTTTCACGTGGTTATGACGTGGTTGCATTTGACGTGCGGTTTGACCCATACCTAGTAAGTAAATCAAAAAGTAATGATAAGCTCAAGCTTGTTTCCGGAGACATAACTGATATTGAGGAAGTATTAAATGCAGTTAAGAAATATAATACTAAGAGGATAATACATCTAGCGGCCCTTGTTTTATTTGAGTCACGAATAAGGCCCTTGAAGGCCATTAAAGTAAATATATTGGGCGCATTAAATATGTTTGAGGTAGCTAGATTAATGGATTTGGAACGAGTCGTTTATGCAAGCTCTGAGGCAGTTCTTGGTTCCCCAAGCGATTATAGTCTGAAGGTAGTTAATGAAGATGTCCATCCATTGACCCCGCCTGAACCATATTCAATAACTAAGTTTGTGGATGAATCATTTGGTGTATTTTACAGGGATGTGTATAATGTGGATGTTGTTGGCGCAAGGCTTACATCTGTATGGGGTCCTGGACGCTATACTGGTTATACCGGTCAATTCAATAATTTCCTCAGGGAATTAATACTGAAGGGTTCCGCCAAGGTGCCTGAGGACTTTGCATATACGGAGGCAAAACTTAGATGGTTATATGTACGAGATGGCGCCAGGGCATTCGCGCATGTAGCTTTAGTTGATAAGGCCAAGGTAAGAAGATCGATTTATAACATAGGCAGTGGAAGTTCATGGAATGTAATCAATATGTTAAATGTAATCAAGGAAGTATTGCCTAATGCAAAGGTTGATTTTACACCATTAAGTAAACCCACGGAGAACTCTTCAAAGATACCAGGGCCGGCTGGACTTGATGTTGACTGTTCAAGATTATACAATGAATTAGGCTTTGAAGAAAAATATGGACTCAAAGGTGGTCTTCTGGATATGATAAATTATGTAATGAATTATGAAAAATAA
- a CDS encoding mandelate racemase/muconate lactonizing enzyme family protein, which yields MLRITDVKAFTVQSNFEWGFIRIYAGDLYGTGETAGSPLAINNVIPYVRKLLIGEDALKRNRILEKLKYAFSYSGTTVYFIISAIDIALHDLIGKYLNIPVWRLIGGDRDEVRVYVDAHASKSMEIVDAALTEVFPDWIKQYGDKTRFETERMSTLTEPMVGRISTQQWNKDYTPENYAERAREIVNEGFTAVKFDLDIPTPYLKDYNSRSGQLSLKDIDYLTSIVKAVREAVGDEIDLMFDLHWKFNINTAAKICKALEPYRPRWIEDPTSAFSSLTLNMDEINLVTQKCCVPIATGENLFTYYQFKDLLKTGISIWTPDLTKAGGITEGVKISELASLFDIEISPHNIASPIGAMAAAHAMSVANTFGVLEWHAHDLPFWNDIVKPKRRIIDRGFIRLTDEPGLGIDLDMDAMKKIWSDFEI from the coding sequence ATGTTAAGGATAACGGATGTTAAAGCTTTTACGGTTCAATCAAATTTTGAATGGGGATTTATCAGGATATACGCTGGTGATTTATATGGAACTGGGGAAACCGCTGGATCACCATTGGCAATAAATAATGTAATACCCTACGTTAGAAAATTGCTTATTGGTGAGGACGCATTAAAACGAAATAGAATTTTGGAGAAACTTAAGTACGCGTTCTCCTACTCAGGCACCACGGTTTACTTCATTATTTCCGCAATAGATATTGCACTACACGACTTAATAGGTAAGTATCTCAATATACCTGTTTGGAGGTTAATAGGCGGTGACAGGGATGAAGTGAGGGTTTATGTTGATGCCCACGCATCGAAAAGTATGGAAATAGTAGATGCAGCATTGACAGAGGTATTTCCTGATTGGATAAAGCAATACGGTGATAAAACGAGGTTTGAAACAGAACGTATGTCCACACTTACGGAACCCATGGTAGGTAGGATCTCAACGCAGCAATGGAATAAGGATTATACACCAGAGAATTACGCGGAAAGAGCGAGGGAAATAGTTAACGAGGGATTTACAGCAGTGAAATTCGACTTAGACATACCAACACCTTACCTAAAGGATTATAACTCTAGGTCAGGCCAATTATCACTAAAAGACATTGATTACCTGACTTCTATTGTTAAAGCTGTCAGGGAAGCCGTTGGGGATGAGATCGATTTAATGTTCGATTTACACTGGAAATTCAATATTAATACGGCGGCAAAAATATGTAAGGCATTAGAGCCGTATAGGCCGAGGTGGATTGAGGATCCAACGTCAGCCTTCTCATCACTTACGTTAAACATGGATGAAATAAATCTTGTAACACAGAAGTGCTGTGTACCAATAGCAACGGGTGAAAATCTATTCACGTATTACCAATTCAAGGATTTATTAAAAACTGGTATTTCGATCTGGACGCCGGATCTGACTAAGGCTGGAGGCATTACTGAAGGCGTCAAGATATCTGAACTTGCCTCGCTTTTTGATATCGAAATATCTCCGCATAACATAGCCTCACCCATTGGTGCCATGGCGGCCGCGCATGCGATGTCTGTGGCTAATACCTTTGGGGTTCTAGAGTGGCATGCCCATGATCTTCCCTTCTGGAATGATATAGTAAAGCCAAAGAGACGTATTATAGATAGGGGCTTTATCAGGCTTACTGATGAACCAGGGTTAGGTATTGATTTAGACATGGATGCCATGAAGAAAATATGGTCTGACTTTGAAATATGA
- a CDS encoding RraA family protein — protein MLSDILDELGVSDHVLPGDIRPLNPDFVVIGYAYPMHLNKVKDYDPGNPYKGILEALDNIPEDAVIVIEVDESIKNRAAAWGELTSTAAMARGARGTIAHGFTRDTHQILRMGFPVFSMGFVPYDIKGRGDADDYGKEVIINGIKIKSGDLVFGDINGVVIIPSELIDDVITHAIEKVTKESNAKRELRRGKSARDVWNKYRVF, from the coding sequence GTGTTATCAGATATTTTAGATGAGTTAGGAGTTTCAGATCACGTATTGCCAGGTGATATACGCCCATTAAACCCTGATTTCGTAGTAATTGGATATGCCTATCCAATGCATTTAAATAAGGTGAAGGATTACGACCCAGGTAATCCATATAAGGGGATTCTTGAGGCTCTTGATAATATTCCAGAGGATGCTGTTATTGTAATTGAGGTTGATGAATCAATAAAGAATAGAGCAGCGGCTTGGGGTGAATTAACAAGCACGGCAGCAATGGCAAGAGGAGCCAGGGGCACCATTGCGCATGGCTTCACAAGGGATACTCATCAAATATTAAGAATGGGATTCCCCGTGTTTTCAATGGGTTTTGTACCCTATGATATTAAGGGTAGAGGTGATGCAGATGATTATGGTAAGGAGGTGATAATTAACGGTATTAAGATTAAAAGTGGCGACTTAGTATTTGGCGATATAAATGGAGTAGTAATTATCCCAAGTGAACTGATTGATGATGTAATCACGCACGCCATAGAAAAGGTCACTAAGGAGAGCAATGCCAAAAGGGAATTAAGGCGTGGTAAATCAGCAAGAGATGTATGGAATAAGTACAGAGTATTTTAA